A region from the Candidatus Latescibacter sp. genome encodes:
- a CDS encoding DUF494 family protein: protein MNEKTIEILIQLLGHIKENDLDVESLSEFSESLIIRGYNEREVAEALSWLFDKLNFLTVKSTEIAEQKQESVRILHDYERLKISPEVYGYLLKLKALSVINGSQMEKVLDYCMLLGADTLEESEIDEIVASILFDDH from the coding sequence GTGAACGAAAAAACTATAGAAATTCTCATCCAGCTTCTAGGACATATAAAAGAGAATGACCTCGATGTCGAAAGCCTGAGTGAGTTTTCAGAAAGTCTGATCATTCGGGGCTACAACGAACGCGAGGTGGCTGAAGCTCTCAGCTGGTTGTTTGATAAACTTAATTTCCTGACGGTGAAATCCACCGAAATAGCCGAACAAAAACAGGAATCCGTCCGCATCCTTCATGATTACGAGCGCTTGAAAATTTCTCCCGAAGTGTATGGCTACCTGCTGAAATTAAAAGCCCTGTCCGTTATCAACGGTTCACAGATGGAGAAAGTGCTCGATTACTGCATGCTCCTGGGTGCGGATACTCTGGAGGAATCCGAAATTGATGAAATCGTGGCTTCCATCCTGTTCGATGATCACTGA